A region of Salvelinus alpinus chromosome 6, SLU_Salpinus.1, whole genome shotgun sequence DNA encodes the following proteins:
- the LOC139578506 gene encoding angiopoietin-related protein 1-like, producing MQGVVGVRRGVSWSLCGLLCLSLWGLSQCRGSRQARETRDQTRDQTRDHPMLRAKRAPADDVKKCSYTFLIPEQKITGPVCASATGPEPDKERVTRIDIADVREVLSKQRREIETMQLVVDVDGNMVNEMKLLRKESRNMNSRVTQLYMQLLHEIIRKRDNSLELAQLETRVLNVTSEMLRLASRYKELEGRFALMAGLVNNQSVLIAALEEQCLRTLGHSELPVVPPLVQVVPESIPVNSRFTNEIQRDHTNRAFPRGSRMDSPTASPFALNPPPPQGTLTSDGPFKDCYQVRQAGHSTSGMYLLKSEGSDRLIQAWCEHGLDNGGWTVLQRRKDGSVNFFRNWENYKKGFGNIDSEYWLGLENIYNLGKQGDYRLLVELEDWVGKKVYAEYSSFHLEPESEGYRLRLGTYQGNAGDSLSSHNGKMFTTLDRDKDAFSGNCAHFHKGGWWYNACGQTNLNGVWYSGGVYRSKFQDGIFWAEYGGGFYSLKSVRMMIRPID from the exons ATGCAGGGTGTGGTCGGGGTGAGACGGGGGGTGTCGTGGAGCCTGTGTGgcctgctctgcctctctctctggggGCTGAGCCAGTGCAGAGGTTCCAGACAGGCCAGAGAGACCAGGGACCAGACCAGGGACCAGACCAGGGACCATCCCATGCTCAGGGCCAAACGAGCTCCTGCTGATGATGTCAAGAAGTGCTCCTACACCTTCCTCATTCCCGAGCAGAAGATCACAG GCCCCGTCTGTGCCAGCGCCACGGGCCCAGAGCCGGACAAGGAGCGTGTGACGCGTATTGACATAGCTGACGTGAGAGAGGTGCTGTCCAAGCAGAGACGGGAGATTGAGACCATGCAGCTGGTGGTGGATGTGGACGGCAACATGGTGAACGAGATGAAGCTGCTGAGGAAAGAGAGCAGGAACATGAACTCCAGGGTGACCCAGCTTTACATGCAGCTGCTGCACGAGATCATCAGGAAGAGGGACAACTCTCTGGAGCTGGCCCAGCTGGAGACCCGGGTTCTCAACGTCACCTCAGAGATGCTGAGGTTGGCTTCACGCTACAAG GAGCTGGAGGGGCGTTTCGCATTGATGGCAGGGTTGGTGAACAACCAGTCGGTGCTGATCGCTGCGTTGGAGGAGCAGTGTCTGCGGACCCTGGGGCATAGTGAGCTACCTGTGGTCCCCCCGCTGGTCCAGGTGGTGCCAGAGAGTATCCCCGTCAACAGCCGCTTTACCAACGAGATACAGAGGGACCATACCAACCGAGCCTTCCCACGGGGATCACGCATGGACTCCCCCACTGCCTCCCCATTTGCACTCAATCCGCCGCCACCGCAGGGCACGCTCACCTCAGACG gTCCGTTTAAGGATTGCTACCAGGTGCGCCAGGCGGGCCACAGCACCAGTGGGATGTACCTGCTTAAGTCTGAGGGCAGTGACCGGCTGATCCAGGCCTGGTGTGAACACGGCCTAGACAACGGAGGCTGGACTGTGCTACAGAGGAGGAAGGATGGATCGGTCAACTTCTTCAGGAACTGGGAGAATTACAAG AAAGGCTTTGGGAACATTGACAGTGAGTACTGGCTGGGTCTGGAGAACATCTATAACCTAGGGAAGCAGGGGGACTACAGGCTGCTGGTAGAGCTGGAGGACTGGGTGGGAAAGAAGGTGTATGCCGAGTACAGCAGCTTCCACCTGGAGCCTGAGAGTGAGGGGTACCGCCTGAGACTGGGCACCTACCAGGGAAATGCTGGAGACTCCCTCAGCAGCCACAATGGGAAAATGTTCACCACGCTGGACAGGGACAAGGACGCTTTCTCAG gTAACTGTGCTCACTTCCATAAGGGTGGCTGGTGGTACAACGCCTGTGGCCAGACCAacctgaacggagtatggtacaGCGGAGGGGTTTACCGCAGTAAGTTCCAGGATGGAATCTTCTGGGCCGAGTACGGAGGAGGGTTCTACTCTCTCAAGTCTGTCCGCATGATGATCCGACCTATCGATTGA